Within Candidatus Methylomirabilota bacterium, the genomic segment GCGGCGCGTGGTGGCGGTGGCGGTCAAGGAGGAAGCCTCGCCGGAGCTGGCCGGCAGCGTCGATGAGATCCACTGGGTCGGCCTCGGCCAGCTCGGCCGGTGCATCGAGGCCCTCAAGGCGGGCGGCGTGAGCGAGGCCGTGATGGCGGGACAGGTCCAGCACCGCCGTATCTTCTCCGGCATCGTCCCCGACCTGAAGCTGGCCGGCGTCCTGGTACGGCTCGCGGTGAAGAACACGGACAGCCTCATCGGGGGAGTCGCCGACGCGCTCTCGCGGGAGGGCATCACGCTGCTCCCGTCGACGGCCCTGCTCGACGACCAGATGGCGACGGCCGGCGCGATGAGCGGGCGGAAGCCCGGCGGCGACGAGCGCAAGGACATCGCGTACGGCGTCAGGGTGGCCCGCGCGCTCTCGGCCCTGGACCTCGGCCAGACCGTCGTCATCAAGGACCGGGCGGCGGTGGCCCTGGAGGCCATGGAGGGAACCGACGAGGTGATCCGCCGGGCCGGACGGCTCGCGGGGGCGGGCACGACTGTCGTGAAGCTGGCCAAGCCCAGCCAGGACATGCGGTTCGACGTGCCCGTGGTCGGCTCGCGGACGCTCGAGGCCATGCGCGAGGCGGGGGCGCGCGTCCTGGCGGTGGAGGCGGGCCGGACGCTCCTTCTCGACCGCGCGGCCCTCGTCGCCGCGGCCGACGAGGGGGGCATCGCCCTCTGGGGGATCGGTCCCGAGGCGCTGGAGGACGAGTGACCGTCCGCGTGGGCGTCGTCGGCGTCGGGGCCCTCGGCCAGCACCACGCAAGGGTGTACGCGGACCTGCCGGGAGCGGCGCTCGCCGGCATCTACGACGCGGACCCGTCGCGTGCGGCCGAGGTTGCGGCCCGCCATGGCGTGCCGGCATTCGCTCGGTTGGGGGAACTGGCAGAGGCGGCCGAGGCAATCTCCGTTGCGGTCCCCACGGTGGACCATCACCGCGTGGCCCGGACGCTGCTCGAGGCGGGCCGCGACGTCCTCGTCGAGAAGCCGATGACGGCGCGTTTGGAGGAGGCGCAGGACCTGATCGGCCTGGCCAGCGAGAAGGGAGCGATCCTGCAGGTCGGGCACATCGAGCGGTTCAACCCGGCGGTCGACGTGCTGCGCCAGGCCGTCCTCCAGCCGCGGTTCATCGAGGTCCACCGCCTCAGCCCGTTCTCCCCCCGCAGCCTC encodes:
- the lpxI gene encoding UDP-2,3-diacylglucosamine diphosphatase LpxI (LpxI, functionally equivalent to LpxH, replaces it in LPS biosynthesis in a minority of bacteria.) — protein: MSAPPLGLIAGNGRFPFLVAAAARRAGRRVVAVAVKEEASPELAGSVDEIHWVGLGQLGRCIEALKAGGVSEAVMAGQVQHRRIFSGIVPDLKLAGVLVRLAVKNTDSLIGGVADALSREGITLLPSTALLDDQMATAGAMSGRKPGGDERKDIAYGVRVARALSALDLGQTVVIKDRAAVALEAMEGTDEVIRRAGRLAGAGTTVVKLAKPSQDMRFDVPVVGSRTLEAMREAGARVLAVEAGRTLLLDRAALVAAADEGGIALWGIGPEALEDE